The following coding sequences lie in one beta proteobacterium CB genomic window:
- a CDS encoding Type III restriction protein res subunit — MFTLKNYQKNALSCLERFLINSRISSHQDSFNKALLEQGRPSQTYNQIFKKAPSVCLRVPTGGGKTVIAAHSVALAGKAMLDSDAPTVLWLTPSDTIRSQTLEALSNSKHPYRQALAEKFGDRIKVCDLESLQTINPQDVGRSCVVVVATIQAFNVTNTPQRNVYSFFEELAPHFSALPSNLSADLEKVTADDLVTQPYLTDKDIGKVKYSIANWLHLQNPIVIVDEAHNNRTDRFFATLDRLNPACVLELTATPITGNNVLYHVSAQELKAEQMIKLPIVLSEHPTGWRDCLRDAILTRDNLAAIAQKESDYIRPIALIQAAPIGNEATVSAVKQYLIEEEKIPEEQIAIATGTQKELDGINLFSPECKIQYVITVEALKEGWDCSFAYVLASLQSVNSSKDVEQLLGRVLRMPYAKNREQDELNKAYAHIVAENFAEAAAGLKDRMVQNMGFERLELASVIIPSTQQLPFEGGQTRPTAPAIPECHIQLTAEPDRTNWPEEIKNLVEVRKTTQGITLVARYVDAESFSQVEQFVKATVKPKDQQAAQDQFDDHRANRVALNAPATLGAAFAPIPQLCLSMDGQLELVEQETLSILGDWDLLATPVQLAGFSISEDTKAFEIDMAGEKVTWRIANTQQIDLNSIDSHVSEQDLVRWLDRQVMNRYWGITQGALQAYLTKLTSHLIRDRGFTLTSLVRGKSPLSTAITREIERLRDLAIKKGFQLRLMDMAVPTQHDMLHFSFQFKAGEYPARNLYRGSYSFGKHFYPSIHDLKEKTASGNVSEEFACALAIDANSEVKHWVRNIERQPKLSFWLPTSTDYFYPDFVAELNDGRVLVVEYKGEVYATNDDSREKMQVGSQWEKSSDGRCIFLFALARDENGRNVTQQISDKILGA; from the coding sequence ATGTTCACATTAAAAAATTATCAAAAGAATGCCCTCTCTTGCCTTGAGCGGTTTCTAATTAACTCCAGAATCTCAAGTCATCAAGATTCATTTAATAAGGCCTTGCTTGAGCAGGGTCGGCCCAGCCAAACTTACAACCAGATATTTAAGAAGGCGCCATCAGTTTGTCTACGTGTTCCAACGGGTGGTGGAAAAACAGTTATTGCAGCACATAGTGTTGCATTAGCTGGTAAAGCGATGCTAGATAGTGATGCCCCAACTGTTCTTTGGCTTACTCCCTCAGACACTATTCGCTCACAGACACTTGAAGCCTTGTCCAACTCAAAACATCCTTATAGACAAGCTCTTGCTGAGAAGTTTGGAGACAGGATTAAGGTGTGCGATTTAGAGAGTCTTCAGACTATAAATCCTCAAGATGTTGGTCGGTCATGTGTTGTGGTTGTTGCCACAATTCAAGCTTTCAATGTGACTAATACTCCTCAAAGAAATGTCTATTCTTTCTTTGAGGAGTTGGCACCACATTTTTCCGCTCTGCCAAGTAATTTAAGTGCCGACTTAGAAAAAGTTACTGCTGATGATTTAGTGACCCAGCCCTATCTTACGGATAAAGATATAGGTAAGGTTAAGTATTCAATAGCAAACTGGCTTCACTTACAAAATCCAATTGTGATTGTTGACGAAGCACACAATAATCGAACCGATCGATTTTTTGCTACATTAGATAGGCTAAATCCAGCTTGTGTGCTTGAGCTCACAGCCACTCCCATTACGGGTAACAATGTTTTATATCATGTATCCGCTCAAGAGCTTAAGGCCGAGCAGATGATTAAGTTGCCAATTGTTCTATCGGAGCACCCTACGGGTTGGCGTGATTGTTTGCGTGATGCCATTTTGACAAGGGATAACCTAGCCGCTATTGCACAAAAAGAGTCAGACTATATTCGCCCAATAGCACTTATTCAAGCTGCGCCAATCGGGAATGAGGCTACTGTTTCTGCTGTAAAGCAATATCTAATTGAAGAAGAAAAAATTCCTGAAGAGCAAATTGCTATAGCCACGGGGACGCAAAAAGAGTTAGATGGAATCAATCTTTTTAGCCCAGAATGCAAAATTCAATATGTCATTACAGTTGAAGCTTTGAAGGAGGGGTGGGATTGCTCCTTTGCTTATGTTCTCGCATCTTTGCAATCTGTGAACTCATCTAAAGATGTTGAGCAGCTATTGGGCCGTGTGTTGCGCATGCCCTATGCAAAGAATAGAGAACAAGATGAACTCAATAAAGCTTATGCACATATTGTTGCGGAAAACTTTGCTGAAGCTGCGGCTGGGCTAAAGGATCGCATGGTGCAAAACATGGGGTTTGAGAGACTGGAGCTTGCATCAGTCATTATTCCATCCACCCAGCAGCTTCCATTTGAGGGTGGACAAACAAGGCCGACAGCCCCAGCAATTCCTGAATGTCACATCCAGCTCACGGCTGAGCCCGATAGAACTAACTGGCCTGAAGAGATAAAGAATCTAGTGGAGGTTCGGAAAACAACACAGGGCATTACCTTGGTTGCTCGTTATGTAGATGCGGAATCCTTTTCTCAGGTGGAGCAATTTGTTAAGGCAACAGTTAAGCCCAAAGATCAACAAGCTGCTCAAGATCAATTTGATGATCATCGTGCAAACCGAGTTGCGCTAAATGCCCCAGCCACTTTGGGTGCCGCCTTTGCGCCAATTCCGCAGCTTTGTTTAAGCATGGATGGTCAGTTGGAGCTTGTTGAGCAAGAAACTCTCTCTATATTGGGTGATTGGGATTTATTGGCAACGCCAGTGCAACTGGCAGGATTCTCAATCAGCGAAGATACAAAAGCATTTGAAATAGATATGGCCGGAGAAAAGGTCACTTGGCGAATTGCCAATACACAGCAGATCGACTTGAATAGCATTGATAGCCATGTTTCCGAGCAAGATCTTGTTCGGTGGCTAGATAGGCAGGTTATGAACCGTTACTGGGGTATAACGCAAGGGGCTCTTCAGGCATACCTTACTAAGCTCACTTCCCATTTAATTCGTGATAGAGGCTTTACCCTGACCTCTTTGGTTAGGGGGAAAAGTCCTTTATCTACTGCAATTACCAGAGAGATTGAGCGACTAAGAGATTTGGCAATTAAAAAAGGCTTCCAGCTTCGCCTAATGGACATGGCTGTGCCAACACAGCACGATATGTTGCATTTCAGTTTTCAATTTAAAGCAGGTGAGTATCCTGCGCGAAATTTATATCGGGGTAGCTATAGCTTCGGCAAGCATTTTTATCCCTCTATTCACGATTTGAAGGAAAAAACTGCTTCGGGAAATGTTTCTGAAGAGTTTGCTTGCGCATTAGCAATTGACGCGAATAGTGAGGTGAAGCATTGGGTTAGAAATATTGAGCGACAGCCAAAACTATCTTTTTGGCTGCCTACATCTACGGATTATTTTTATCCTGACTTCGTAGCTGAATTAAATGATGGAAGAGTGCTTGTGGTTGAGTATAAGGGCGAGGTATATGCAACCAATGATGATTCTAGAGAGAAGATGCAGGTTGGATCTCAATGGGAAAAATCTAGTGATGGGCGTTGCATATTTCTATTTGCGCTTGCACGAGATGAAAATGGACGCAATGTAACCCAACAGATAAGCGACAAGATCTTGGGTGCCTAG
- a CDS encoding Alcohol dehydrogenase GroES domain protein produces MTKVKAFGTQNASSPLSLMEIDRRNPNSDDVEIEILYCGVCHSDIHTARNEWKNTLYPSVPGHEIVGRVSAIGKTVSKFKVGDLVGVGCMVDSCGKCPSCSEHDEQYCETGFTGTYNGPVFGGENTFGGYSKSIVVKEAFVLSIKHDEKYLPSVAPLLCAGITTYSPLKNWGVGPGKKIGVVGLGGLGHMAVKIAHAMGAQVVLFTTSKNKVNDALKLGADEVCISTDEVQIANYINQLDFILNTVAAPHKLDLYLQLLKKDGTMTLVGAPADPHPSIEVFNLIFKRRKLAGSLIGGIAETQEMLDFCAEHQIVSDIEMIDMSYINESYERILKSDVKYRFVIDMKSLN; encoded by the coding sequence ATGACAAAAGTAAAAGCATTCGGCACTCAAAACGCTTCATCGCCTTTATCGTTAATGGAGATTGATCGGCGCAACCCGAATTCGGATGATGTGGAAATTGAAATACTTTATTGCGGCGTCTGTCACTCTGACATTCATACTGCAAGAAATGAATGGAAAAATACTTTGTATCCCTCGGTTCCTGGACATGAAATTGTAGGAAGAGTGAGTGCAATTGGCAAAACAGTTAGTAAATTTAAAGTTGGTGATTTAGTTGGCGTTGGATGTATGGTTGATAGTTGTGGCAAATGCCCATCTTGCTCCGAACATGATGAGCAATACTGTGAAACGGGATTTACAGGAACCTATAACGGCCCAGTATTTGGTGGTGAAAACACCTTTGGTGGTTATTCCAAATCAATCGTTGTTAAGGAGGCATTTGTTTTAAGTATCAAGCATGATGAAAAATATTTACCTAGTGTTGCACCACTTTTATGCGCCGGTATCACAACATACTCACCTCTTAAAAATTGGGGTGTTGGGCCAGGAAAAAAGATAGGCGTAGTTGGTTTGGGTGGTTTAGGGCATATGGCTGTAAAAATCGCTCACGCTATGGGAGCTCAGGTTGTTTTATTCACGACTTCTAAAAATAAAGTGAATGATGCTTTAAAGCTTGGCGCAGATGAGGTTTGTATTTCAACCGATGAGGTTCAGATTGCTAACTATATTAATCAATTAGACTTTATTTTAAATACCGTGGCCGCACCACATAAACTAGATCTTTATCTTCAGCTTTTGAAAAAAGATGGAACAATGACACTAGTTGGTGCGCCAGCTGATCCGCACCCATCAATCGAAGTCTTCAATTTAATTTTTAAACGTAGAAAATTAGCTGGCTCTTTAATTGGGGGTATTGCAGAAACACAAGAGATGTTGGATTTTTGTGCTGAGCATCAAATTGTTTCCGATATTGAAATGATTGACATGTCTTACATCAATGAATCTTATGAGCGCATTTTAAAAAGTGATGTGAAGTATCGATTTGTAATTGATATGAAGTCTTTAAACTGA
- a CDS encoding Methyltransferase type 12: MNNKDHWEKVYNTKSPESVSWFAPHLEISLNLIHQASSSKDSAIIDIGGGEATLVDDLLSEGYTDISVLDISQKAIDVARNRIGILADKAHWYCANITQATLPQNYFDIWHDRAVFHFLTEEVDRMRYIEQVMRSVKHGGYVIMSTFGPEGPEKCSGLDVVRYDAKNLHGQFGKSFKLINSSTEIHKTPMGTTQQFLYCFCRME; the protein is encoded by the coding sequence ATGAACAATAAAGATCACTGGGAAAAAGTTTACAACACAAAATCTCCCGAGTCGGTGAGTTGGTTCGCTCCGCATTTGGAAATCTCCCTAAATCTTATTCATCAAGCAAGCTCAAGCAAAGACTCAGCCATTATTGATATTGGGGGTGGCGAAGCAACCCTGGTAGATGATCTTCTATCTGAAGGTTATACCGATATTAGTGTTCTCGATATTTCTCAAAAAGCAATTGATGTCGCAAGAAATCGTATTGGAATCTTGGCAGATAAGGCTCATTGGTATTGCGCCAACATCACTCAGGCAACACTCCCTCAAAACTACTTTGATATTTGGCACGATAGGGCCGTATTTCATTTTCTAACTGAAGAAGTAGATCGAATGAGATATATCGAGCAAGTCATGCGCTCAGTAAAGCATGGCGGATACGTGATTATGTCTACTTTTGGCCCCGAGGGTCCTGAGAAATGTAGTGGCTTAGATGTCGTTCGCTATGACGCAAAAAATTTACATGGTCAGTTTGGTAAATCATTCAAGCTGATTAATAGCTCGACGGAGATTCACAAAACTCCCATGGGCACTACCCAACAATTTCTATATTGCTTCTGTAGGATGGAATAA
- a CDS encoding Helix-turn-helix type 11 domain protein has translation MSARKSDVECFQEAGVALLKRKRLQIIYYARSSDKITEREISPQRLIFYRDNWYLDAYCHLRKELRSFAVDSIKQALITNNKADEVSDKQLQEFFAESYGIFSGKANQRAKLKFTSAKARWVANETWHSQQTGAFDKDGNYILEFDYNQDPELVMDILKHGSDVEVLAPPSLRKRVKDELNKALNNY, from the coding sequence ATGTCGGCACGAAAAAGTGATGTTGAATGCTTTCAGGAGGCTGGTGTAGCCTTGTTAAAGCGTAAGCGACTACAGATTATTTACTACGCAAGAAGTTCAGACAAAATAACGGAAAGAGAAATATCTCCTCAGCGTCTTATCTTCTACCGCGATAACTGGTACCTAGACGCATATTGCCATCTACGTAAAGAGCTTAGAAGCTTTGCTGTAGATAGCATCAAGCAAGCATTGATTACAAATAACAAGGCTGATGAGGTTTCAGATAAACAATTACAGGAGTTCTTTGCTGAGAGCTATGGAATCTTTTCAGGAAAAGCCAATCAGCGAGCAAAACTTAAATTCACATCGGCAAAAGCAAGATGGGTGGCAAATGAAACTTGGCACTCACAACAAACTGGCGCATTCGACAAAGATGGAAACTACATCCTTGAGTTTGATTACAACCAAGATCCTGAGCTTGTCATGGATATTCTCAAACATGGTTCAGATGTTGAAGTTCTCGCTCCACCCAGTCTTCGCAAACGAGTTAAAGATGAACTAAACAAAGCATTAAACAATTATTAA
- a CDS encoding phage integrase family protein — protein MAQAKTLTQAEIDQVLRYASTRKYPERNRALILTSFLTGMRVAEIASIKLGDIVNDDGTIKNEVRLSAAQTKGGHPRTVFIASKLKAELEVYLKTRHIKDPTIAFFHTDRRLKFTPNGLCVWFFSLYRGAGISGASSHSGRRSMITSLAQKGIGVRVLAEIAGHRSIAVTQKYIDANPEMCRNAMELI, from the coding sequence ATGGCTCAAGCTAAAACCCTTACCCAAGCAGAAATTGATCAAGTTCTGCGTTACGCAAGCACTAGAAAATATCCCGAGCGCAATCGCGCTCTCATCCTCACCAGCTTTTTGACCGGGATGCGGGTCGCCGAGATCGCCTCCATAAAGTTAGGCGACATTGTCAATGACGATGGCACGATCAAAAACGAAGTAAGACTATCTGCTGCGCAAACCAAAGGCGGTCATCCTCGCACCGTCTTTATCGCTAGCAAACTCAAAGCGGAATTAGAAGTATATTTGAAGACCAGGCATATCAAAGATCCCACAATTGCTTTTTTTCACACTGATAGAAGACTTAAATTCACACCCAACGGTTTATGCGTATGGTTCTTTTCACTATATCGAGGTGCGGGCATTAGTGGTGCAAGTAGCCATTCGGGAAGACGCTCGATGATTACCTCACTTGCCCAAAAAGGAATTGGGGTGCGAGTCTTAGCTGAAATCGCAGGTCATCGGTCGATTGCGGTAACCCAAAAATATATCGATGCCAATCCTGAAATGTGTCGCAATGCGATGGAATTAATTTGA
- a CDS encoding oxidoreductase, molybdopterin binding protein, which produces MAGAAKPLPAYVGWKDPASLIVHSSTTIETKRSVFGTSVITPSEQLYIRNNLPAPDASILGNRDAWEINIEGVKNPRKLTLGDLKRIGIETTAMVLQCSGNGRGYFPNKPSGTPWQVGAAGCVVWSGVPVRWVVDALGGVEAGMAYLTGTGGEKLPDGLDPKSVIVERSVPAAALADALLAWEMNGVPISLAHGGPLRLIVPGYTGVNNIKYVKRLAFTAQETDARIMSHGYRISPPGAKGDPSQPSVQEMTVKSWINGPGTDGAPLKAGDTQIHGVAFGGMNAVAKVEVSLDGGKTWQLARMVGPDLGRFAWRQFVFAARLPAGQFTLASRATDTAGNVQPEQRMENAGGYNNTSWADHAVKVSVA; this is translated from the coding sequence TTGGCCGGTGCTGCCAAGCCTCTGCCAGCGTACGTGGGCTGGAAGGACCCGGCCAGCCTGATCGTGCACAGCAGCACCACCATTGAGACCAAGCGCAGTGTGTTCGGCACCAGCGTAATCACGCCGTCCGAGCAGCTCTACATCCGCAACAACCTGCCCGCGCCCGACGCCTCGATCCTGGGCAACCGCGATGCCTGGGAGATCAACATCGAGGGGGTGAAGAACCCGCGCAAACTCACGCTGGGCGACCTCAAGCGCATAGGCATCGAGACCACGGCGATGGTGTTGCAATGCTCTGGCAACGGACGCGGCTACTTCCCCAACAAGCCCAGTGGAACGCCTTGGCAAGTGGGCGCAGCAGGCTGTGTGGTGTGGAGCGGTGTGCCGGTGCGCTGGGTGGTGGATGCCCTGGGCGGCGTGGAGGCCGGCATGGCCTACCTCACCGGCACAGGCGGCGAAAAACTCCCCGATGGACTGGACCCCAAGAGCGTGATCGTGGAACGCTCGGTGCCTGCTGCCGCACTCGCCGATGCCCTGCTGGCCTGGGAAATGAACGGTGTGCCGATTTCGCTGGCCCACGGCGGCCCACTGCGCTTGATCGTGCCGGGTTACACGGGCGTGAACAACATCAAGTACGTCAAACGCCTGGCCTTCACCGCTCAGGAGACCGACGCACGCATCATGTCGCACGGCTACCGCATTTCACCGCCCGGCGCGAAGGGCGACCCGTCGCAGCCATCGGTGCAGGAAATGACGGTGAAGTCGTGGATCAACGGTCCCGGCACGGACGGCGCCCCGCTTAAAGCGGGTGACACACAGATCCATGGCGTGGCGTTTGGCGGCATGAACGCGGTGGCCAAGGTCGAGGTTTCTCTGGACGGCGGAAAAACCTGGCAGCTCGCGCGCATGGTGGGGCCCGACCTCGGCCGCTTTGCGTGGCGGCAGTTTGTTTTTGCGGCGCGCCTGCCGGCGGGCCAGTTCACCCTGGCGAGCCGAGCCACCGACACCGCAGGCAACGTGCAGCCCGAACAACGCATGGAAAACGCGGGCGGCTACAACAACACCAGCTGGGCCGACCACGCCGTGAAAGTGAGCGTGGCATGA
- a CDS encoding Phage integrase family protein, whose protein sequence is MPKGVVTKLTNLEVLPSPPQYHQPTTLSQLKYAEPTELYLRDGDVVLFRRPNSPLWQCRFKRHDNTWDRVSTKQASIEHAVRVACDLYDEARFRQRLGLAQKVPTFAEIAHATLYEMRRDLGEGIGKSVYLSYITCIEKYFLPYFMDKRLEEITYTDVHEFEIWRNRQMRLVPKSSTLMNFASAWAKLQQTAVNKGWISERVAIPKLTTRGHKGKTRPAFSREEITKLFCSIPRQADIPKVLFSACAR, encoded by the coding sequence ATGCCTAAGGGCGTAGTCACCAAACTTACGAATCTAGAAGTTCTACCCTCACCACCTCAATATCACCAACCTACAACACTTAGCCAACTTAAATACGCAGAGCCTACAGAGCTTTATTTGCGTGATGGTGATGTAGTTCTCTTCCGCAGACCAAATAGCCCTCTCTGGCAATGTCGTTTTAAACGACATGACAACACATGGGATAGAGTCTCAACTAAGCAAGCTTCAATTGAGCATGCTGTCAGAGTTGCCTGTGATTTATATGATGAAGCCAGATTTCGCCAGCGATTAGGGCTTGCACAAAAAGTACCCACCTTCGCAGAAATAGCGCACGCCACGCTTTATGAAATGCGGCGTGATTTGGGTGAAGGTATAGGTAAGAGCGTTTATCTAAGCTACATCACTTGTATTGAGAAATATTTTCTGCCCTATTTCATGGATAAGCGGCTAGAGGAAATAACCTATACAGACGTTCATGAGTTTGAGATTTGGCGTAATAGGCAAATGCGACTAGTACCCAAATCCAGTACCTTAATGAACTTTGCCAGTGCTTGGGCAAAGCTACAGCAGACAGCAGTTAATAAAGGTTGGATTAGTGAGCGTGTGGCAATACCTAAATTAACTACTCGTGGCCATAAAGGTAAAACACGCCCTGCCTTTAGTCGCGAAGAGATTACCAAGTTATTTTGTAGTATCCCCCGTCAAGCCGACATTCCTAAAGTGTTGTTTTCTGCCTGTGCTCGGTAG
- a CDS encoding integral membrane sensor signal transduction histidine kinase gives MQIPNKAPDQSIESYEDRFHRIHAAIPCGVYEYYLALDGESHFIYFNDRLLEILEIEREDLGKDASLIWKYIHPDDVGRLAAEDLRTRETGEKFFIELRVIAASGLVKWVQVSSQQTNKMVKGVYTRSGYILDVTEKKQQEAKLTALSLTIPDLLLIIDEDGRYVETNQSKYLALFFPDYPSLIGKTFNDIFPAEVAQNFYAFIQQVLRSNASISIEYPLTAKDGTVYHFESRSIAMQELINGKRATVSAIRDITARKLAEQESIERGIELSLANKKLVKLEQLEKVNQELSKALFEKNQLLKSMATSAKAASMGNLVSALAHEINNPLGAMSVNTQNLQMEIEELGELAPINQKLRLEELIQRIAKDNARAAEVAKSYVAKFPQNQRPAIHVINDYAHVCCWDSAWEVISSEQ, from the coding sequence ATGCAAATACCCAACAAAGCTCCCGACCAAAGTATCGAAAGTTATGAAGATAGGTTTCATCGAATCCATGCCGCCATTCCATGTGGCGTGTATGAGTACTATTTGGCTCTTGATGGAGAAAGCCATTTCATTTACTTTAATGATCGCCTATTAGAGATATTAGAAATTGAACGAGAAGATCTTGGAAAAGATGCAAGCCTTATTTGGAAATATATTCACCCCGACGACGTAGGGCGTTTGGCTGCAGAAGACTTGCGAACTAGGGAAACAGGAGAAAAATTCTTTATCGAACTTAGGGTAATTGCTGCCAGCGGTTTAGTGAAATGGGTTCAAGTATCTTCCCAGCAAACCAATAAGATGGTCAAGGGTGTCTATACCCGGTCTGGATATATTTTGGATGTAACTGAAAAGAAGCAGCAGGAAGCAAAACTCACTGCTTTGAGTTTAACCATTCCAGATCTTCTTTTAATCATCGATGAAGATGGTCGATATGTTGAAACAAACCAATCTAAATATCTTGCACTATTTTTTCCAGATTATCCAAGTCTTATTGGAAAAACTTTTAATGATATTTTTCCAGCAGAGGTTGCTCAAAATTTTTACGCTTTTATCCAGCAGGTTCTAAGGAGCAATGCGAGTATATCGATAGAGTATCCATTAACTGCAAAAGACGGAACGGTATATCACTTTGAAAGTCGTTCCATCGCAATGCAAGAACTGATCAATGGAAAGCGCGCAACCGTATCGGCGATACGTGATATCACTGCTCGAAAATTAGCAGAGCAAGAGTCTATTGAGCGTGGTATTGAGCTAAGCCTTGCCAATAAAAAATTAGTCAAGCTTGAGCAGCTTGAAAAAGTAAATCAAGAGCTTAGCAAAGCATTGTTTGAAAAAAATCAACTACTTAAGTCAATGGCCACTTCTGCTAAAGCTGCCAGTATGGGCAATCTTGTTAGCGCTTTAGCGCATGAAATCAATAATCCTCTAGGAGCCATGAGTGTTAATACACAAAATCTTCAAATGGAAATTGAAGAACTAGGGGAACTAGCCCCCATCAATCAAAAGTTAAGGTTAGAAGAGCTAATTCAGAGAATAGCAAAAGATAACGCTCGTGCAGCAGAGGTGGCAAAAAGCTATGTAGCCAAATTTCCACAAAATCAACGGCCAGCAATTCATGTGATCAATGACTATGCTCATGTTTGCTGCTGGGATAGTGCTTGGGAAGTTATTAGTTCAGAGCAATAA
- a CDS encoding Phage integrase family protein — protein sequence MQNFNQLFPANTNQVSPKTISLLRGELTLFRRPKSNKWQCRFKLPNGQWHAASTATEDADQAQTQAIAIYETVKVKIGAGLAVVTKTFKQIALDELANMAQALHNKLGKRIYRDYAFAINKYLIPFFGQYEISKITNELLGDFESWRISQMGKTPMASTKRNHASAYIRVINLARDRGYIGLNQAVPLLDSKGKKSQPRPAFTAEEIKELLSYTETWQKSSYTARTALMRTLCTYYIEFLVNTGVRHGTEALPLRWKHLQWHWIGEKKYLRIWVSGKTGPRYLIARTAVVKVLERVMKWQKLPYSGLNAVIEAKLDAVIFRLPTGEQISNMENIFRNLMVRSNMRVDGGGQNRTLYSLRHTYATFALARGVDIHTLARQMGTSVGMIERHYSKLTPMMNAEKLA from the coding sequence TTGCAAAACTTTAATCAGCTTTTCCCTGCCAATACAAATCAAGTGTCACCCAAAACAATTTCCTTATTGCGTGGTGAATTAACTCTGTTTAGGCGCCCCAAAAGCAATAAGTGGCAATGCCGTTTTAAGTTGCCTAATGGGCAATGGCACGCGGCCTCCACTGCTACGGAAGATGCTGATCAAGCTCAAACTCAAGCAATTGCGATTTACGAAACTGTCAAAGTCAAGATTGGCGCTGGCCTGGCCGTTGTCACTAAAACCTTTAAGCAAATTGCTCTAGATGAGTTAGCCAATATGGCGCAGGCTCTTCACAACAAGCTAGGAAAACGCATCTATCGTGATTATGCCTTTGCTATTAACAAATACTTGATCCCGTTCTTTGGGCAATATGAGATTAGCAAAATCACCAATGAACTACTAGGCGACTTTGAGTCTTGGCGCATCTCACAAATGGGCAAGACTCCTATGGCAAGCACTAAGCGTAATCACGCAAGCGCATATATTCGTGTGATTAATCTAGCCCGTGATCGCGGCTATATTGGACTCAATCAAGCCGTGCCGCTATTAGATAGCAAAGGTAAAAAGAGCCAGCCCCGCCCCGCCTTTACAGCAGAAGAGATTAAGGAGTTACTTAGTTATACGGAGACATGGCAAAAGAGCTCTTATACGGCGAGAACAGCATTGATGAGAACGCTGTGTACTTATTACATAGAGTTTTTAGTTAATACAGGCGTTCGACATGGAACGGAAGCCTTACCGCTAAGGTGGAAGCATTTGCAATGGCATTGGATTGGGGAAAAGAAATACTTAAGGATTTGGGTATCAGGTAAAACGGGCCCTAGATATTTGATAGCAAGAACTGCTGTGGTCAAGGTATTAGAACGAGTAATGAAGTGGCAAAAGTTGCCTTACTCGGGGCTCAATGCAGTGATTGAGGCTAAGTTAGATGCGGTGATATTTAGATTGCCAACAGGTGAGCAAATTAGCAACATGGAAAATATCTTTCGTAACTTAATGGTTCGTAGCAATATGCGGGTTGATGGCGGAGGTCAGAATAGAACCTTATATAGCCTGCGTCACACCTATGCCACATTTGCCTTAGCAAGAGGGGTTGATATCCATACTTTGGCTAGGCAAATGGGCACTAGTGTTGGCATGATTGAAAGGCATTATTCAAAACTCACTCCGATGATGAATGCTGAGAAGTTGGCTTAA